One Gossypium raimondii isolate GPD5lz chromosome 3, ASM2569854v1, whole genome shotgun sequence genomic window carries:
- the LOC105795797 gene encoding uncharacterized protein LOC105795797: MSPYQLVFGKACHLPVELERKAMWVIKQVNMDYEVVGKKRLLDITELKEIRLKLHPGKLRSRWSGLSKLSKYFLLNIVIVLEFVGATTDNMEEDRVRLAEVAEEAIDDAGVEPKPEE; encoded by the exons ATGTCACcatatcaattggtttttggaaaagcatgtcacttgccagttGAACTGGAGCGTAAAGCAATGTGGGtaattaagcaagtgaacatggactatgaagtTGTTGGAAAGAAAAGGCTATTGGATATCACTGAACTAAAGGAAATTAG acTGAAATTGCACCCGGGTAAATTGCGCTCACGTTGGTCTGGACTTTCGAAGTTGTCGAAGTATTTCCTCTTG AACATTGTCATTGTACTTGAGTTTGTGGGTGCAACTACTGATAATATGGAGGAAGATAGAGTTAGACTGGCGGAAGTTGCAGAGGAAGCAATTGATGATGCCGGGGTAGAGCCTAAACCTGAAGAGTGA